In the genome of Geminocystis sp. M7585_C2015_104, the window AACCATAGTGGGGCTTTTTCCATCAAACCCCGGTATTTTGAAACGGCATTGGCTTCGGACTTGAGAAATTCATCAGCATCTTTACCGCCTGTAATAGTTAATATTCTCAATTTTACAAAGCCAGAATAAATCAGTTTTTCTATGGCTTCAACCGCTCTTTCCGTAGCAGAATGTCCGGCATTATCGGCATCAAAATTAATTATTATCTCCCTAGAAGAGGTGTAGCGGGAAAGGATTTTCACGTGTTTTTCTGTAAGCGCCGCGCCTAAGGTTGCTACCACATTTTTTATGCCGGCACAATGGAGAGAAATGGCATCAAAGTAGCCCTCAACTACCACGGCTTTATCTTCTTTTGCAATGTGAGACTTGGCAAAATTAAGGGCAAATAAGGTCTCACCTTTGGAAAACAATTCAGTGTCAGGGGAGTTAAGATATTTTGGCTCATTTTCATCTAAACTCCTGGCACCAAAACCGATTATTCTTCCCTCTCTATCCCTGATAGGAATAGTCACACGATTCCGAAAATAGTCTACATATCCATCCCCCTGAGAGCGTTTTTTTATTAAGCCAGCTTTCTCCACCAAAAGGGCGGGAAAACCCTTAATTTCTACCAGGTAGGTATACAAAGAATTCCAACCATCTGGGGCATAACCTAGCCCAAACTGACTGATATTTTCCCTTGTTAAACCGCGAATATTTAAGAGATAATCCAATGCATGTTTACCCTGTTCCTGTTGAAGATTATACTCAAAAAAGTGATTGGCAACGGCTAAAACCTTGTATAACTGTTCTCGTAAAAAGAGGCGTTTTTCTATCTCTTTTTGTTCAGCTACGGCCAGGGTTTTGATGGGGATTTGATAGCGTTGGGCTAAATAAACAACAGCCTCTGGAAAACTCATTTTGTTAATTTCCATCAGAAACTTGATGGCATTCCCACTGGCCCCGCAGCCAAAGCAATAGTAAACTTGTTTGCTAGGACTTACAGTAAAACTAGGGGTCTTCTCCTCATGAAATGGGCATAAGCCAACAAATTCCTTCCCCCTTTTTCGTAGTACGACATAATCAGAAACCACATCTATCAAATCCACTCTTTCATTGACTTGGGCAATGGTATCTTCATGTAAACGGCGATTCTCCCATTCCATACTCAAAGACAAAAAAGAAGGGCAACTTCCCATTTTAATTCCAGTTTGTCAACAGTAGATTGACGGAAGGAGGGGGGGCTAGAGGAGAAAGAATATTTCTGTTATTTCCAACCCTACTCCTTTTAGCCGTTAAACATGAAGATTCAAAATTTAAAAATAGGGTGCATCCCCTAATTTGGGGTTAAAATCTGTTACTTTATCAATCACATCATTGGCTCCACTATTTAACAAAATTTGACGATATTTTTCCTTCCGATAAGGGTCAGAATGTAAGTGGGGAGGCAAGACACCAATAGCAATCCATTGCCTTTGTGGGTGGATTTTTCTAGCTTGTTGTACTGTCATCATGTCCGCCACAGTATCCCCCAAATAAAATACTGGCAAAGAATTATTAGGGGGCAGAGAAAATTTTTCAGCAATCAATTGTACAGCCAAAAATAAGCCAGTGGGCTCGGGCTTACCGGGGGCATCTTCCATAGCCACCAGAACTGGATTTTCTAGGCCAAGGCGACGTTGTAAAATGTAATTGGCCGAACCTCTGGTAGCCCCACTAAAAAAACCCCAATAAAGTCCATTTTGGGTTAGACTGTCAAAATAGCTCTTGTCTGCTAAAATCGGCTCCTGGGAAATATAACCATCCCACATATCAGGATTGTCTAAATTTTCTCCCCGATAACGCCGTTGGAAATAATCCACAATCTCCTCGTAGCTAATAGATACACTTTCCCTGGTTAATCCCTGTTTCTCAAAATAACGATAAATCAACTCTTGAGAGGCCAGCCAGTCGTTATTCCATAGCCCTTCCGATTTTAACAAGTCAATGTCTTCTAGGGAGGGGCGATACTTTTGATTGGTAAAGTGTTCTACTGTGTCTGCTATAGCACGACTGTAGGAATTAGCTACATCTCTAATTACACCATCTATATCAAAAACTACAAAAGCGGTCATGGGTTCGCAGGAGCCTGAGCACTACCAGGAATGATGAGCTATAATATTATAATGGCTGATTGTACTTTTATTACTGAAACCAACAGATTAGGAGGTCTAAGTCTCATTGGAAAATACAAATAACAGCCCGAATAGCACAACGACAATCCCAGAGGAAACTACCGGCGCGGAGGCTCAAGAGATTCAAGTGCCCCTTCCGCAAATAAACACTGACTCCCGGTTCGTCCTTAGAGTGGTTTGGTTAGAGAAAAACATAGCCATAGCAGTGGACTACGTGGTCAACAAGGGTTTGAGCCCCTTGACGCGTTATTACTTTTGGCCACGCACCGATGCCTGGCAGGAATTAAAAGACGAATTGGATAAAAAGAGTTGGATAACCGAGGAGGAGAAAATAGAACTACTAAACCAGGCTACAGAGATAATTAACTTCTGGCAGGAACATGCAAAGGACACAACTATGTTTCAAGCCCAGGAAAAATTCCCACACATAGTCTTTGCTGGCACCGACTAGATGTCAGCCAGTTTTAACCCCCCAGGGAGGGGGATTTTTCGTAGCCCACAGGGGGGCTAGGGGTAAAGTCTTACTATGGCGTACATGTAGTATGGTTGTAAAGGTTAATGACAATCTCGTCAATAGCCCTGACTAAGGCACCTCCGGACTGCCCCGGGGAGTTAGCAATAATGCTGAACACTAGCATACCATAGTCTGGATGTTCCAAATAGCCGGATAAGGCTCGAACCCCAGTTAAAGTGCCAGTCTTGGCACGGACTATCCCCTCTACAGGGGTTTGCTTCATCCGGTTGCGCAAAGTGCCACTAATACCAGCAGTGGGCAGAGATGCAAGAAAAATATCTCGTTGGGGGCTGTAATACATAGCCCTCAGAGTATCCACGATGGCTCTAGCAGTAGCCACATTGCGACGGGATAAGCCTGAGCCATCAGCAAAGTGAAAACCATTGGGATTTACCCCTAAATCAGCTAGTACTCTTTTGGCTACACTGGCCCCGCCAATTCTCTTCAACAGGGTATCAGCATAAAAGTTGTTACTTCTAAGGTTGGTGACTGTCACCCATTCCCTCAACGACTTATTGCCACTGATGTTAGCCTGTGGTGAGAGCACCCGTAGGGCGGCTGCTGTGGTGAAGATTTTCATGTTAGAAGCCGGGATCAAACCTTGCCCGGCGTTATACTCGTAGACTACAGTACCATCCGTCAGAGTTTCCACCAAAATGCCCCAACTCCCCCCTACCCGTTTAATTATTTTTTCTATACCAGTGGCCAGTCTGTCACTACTGCAAACCCTTGGAGTAGAGGGGGGGGAGACTGGAGGCTCAACGGGGATGGGGATAGAATTAAAATCGGGATTACCCTCTGGTAGCGGGGGCGTTGAGCCGGGGCCCGTGTCCAACCCCTGGGGGGGGGTAATTTCAATGGTCCCTATATCTGGTAAGATGGTTTGTGCCTGTGCCATAACTGGGGTGATGGCAACAGTCATGGAGGTGATAACCGCAAACCATGAACCAGTATATGACGCTCTTTTCATAGAGTAATTCAAAAATCTACAACAAGTCCCAAGTATTTTAACAGGTTGTGCGGGGGGCACATCATTATGAGCCCACATTTAAAACAAAAAGACATGAGTGTGGAAAAAAGACAAAAGAAGGGGGCGGGGCAGACTAATATAGCTTTTTATCGAGTGGTAAAATACTCTCTGGTTCTGCCTATTTTTCGCACCTATTTCCAAGGACAAGTTTGGGGGATAGAAAAAGTGCCCAAAACCGGAAAACTGGTAGTTGTTAGCAATCATGCTAGTGTTTTCGATCCTCCCCTGCTGGGTGCTGGACTTCCTCGCCCCCTGTGTTACATGGCAAAACAAGAATTATTCAGCAATCCCCTTTTCAAAAAACTAATCACCACCCTTGGCGCCTATCCCGTTAACCGGGGGGAAGCTGATAGGAGTGCCATAAGAGAAGCAGTTGCTAGACTAGAACGGGGCTGGGCTACAGTGATTTTCATAGAGGGCACAAGGACTAAAGACGGAAAAGTATACTACCCGAAATTGGGGGCAGCCCTAATCGCCGCCAAGGCAGGGGCGCCTTTATTACCAGTCGCCATTCATGGCACAGAAAAAATCCTATCTACCAGCACATTTTTCCCCAAAATGACCAGAATCACCATCAACGTGGGCGATTTAATCCCCCCACCTAGCGGTAACAAAGAAGAATTAGAGGCTGTTACCCACTACTGCGCCCAAGTAATTAACCAACTACATGAAGAGTGCTCTCGTAGATGCCGGAGAAAAAGATAAAATGGGATTCACCGACGCATGTCATCAGCACCGGCAGTATTACAGTAAAATAATACAAACTACATAATGGCCCATGGCAGTAATACAGTGGTATCCCGGCCACATCAGTAAGGCGGAAAAGCAGCTAAAAGAACAATTAAAGCTGGTAGACGTCGTATTAGAAGTAAGAGATGCCAGAATCCCTCTAGCCTCCCATCACCCCCAGTTGAAACAGTGGATTGGCAACAAGCCTAGGTTGTTAGTAATTAATCGCGAGGATTTGATCCCCGAGACGGTAAAAAAACAATGGCAGGAGTGGTTTGAAAGCAAAGGAGAACGACCCTTCTTTACCAATGCCCAAACTGGCAAGGGAGTGAATGCCCTTAGAAGGGCAGCCCTCTCCCAGGGGGTGATGGTCAACGAACGTCGTCGTCAACGAGGAATGTTACCCCGGCCGGTAAGGGCAGTAGTGGTGGGCTTTCCCAACGTAGGCAAATCAGCCCTTATTAACCGTCTTCTCCAAAGGAGAGTAGTAGCCAGTGCCAGACGGCCCGGCGTTACAAGGCAACTACAGTGGGTCAGAATTTCCGAACACCTCGAGTTATTGGATACCCCTGGCGTAATACCCGGCAGACTGGACAATCAACAGGATGCAGTGAAACTGGCAATTTGTGAAGACATTGGCGAAGCTGCCTATGACAACCAGGTAGTAGCAGGCCACTTTGTAGAATTGTTGGTAAAACTGGGACAAGAGGAAATCCTGCATCAGCGCTATCTTTTAAACCCCAAAGGTTTAACGGGGGAAGACTACCTCCACACCCTTGCCTATAAGAGATACAAAGGCGATGTGGAAAGGGCAGCTCGTCAACTGCTACAAGACTTCCGTACCGGTGTCCTTGGCCCAATTTCCCTGGAATATCCCCCAAAACTCGAAGTTTCATTGTAGTAAGATGGAAGTAGCAATATTCGGCACAAGTGCAGATCCTCCCACCCTAGCACATCAGCAAATATTAACCTTTCTGGCGGAAAAATACCAGCTAGTGGCTGTTTACGCCACTGACAATCCCCTCAAAACCCACAGCAGTAGCCTCCCCCACCGGCAAAAAATGCTGGAGCTGCTGATAGAAGACTTAAAACCCCTCTACCCACACATCCAACATACCCCTGAAATCTCGGACCGCTACACCATCAACACCCTGGAGTTGGCGAGGAGAAAATGGGGCGCCAGCCACGATTATACAATTGTTATTGGCAGTGATCTCATCCCCCAAATTTTTAGCTGGTATCAAGCCCAACAATTATGGCCACAAGTGAAAGTACTTATCATCCCTCGCGCCAATTATCCCATCAACCCCGAACATTTAAAGCAACTCCAGGGGCAAACCCGCGGCTGTAACGTTGCCTCCTTCTCAATACCCCCTTTCTCTTCCAGCCACTACCGACAACACCATCTGGACGACTATCTTCCCCAAAAAATCCAACAATACATCCAGCAACACCACCTATACCAGTCTCCCCAAAGGGGGTGACTTTTCTTTGCCACCCCCCCATCAATACTTTCTCAAAACTTCAAATTCAGATAGGCAGCCTCCCGTTCCAACTGTTCGATCAATTTCTGATCTCCCCTGCTTCTGGCCACTGCCAAACGGTGTTCCAGATTTTTCTTTAGATTCTCTTTATGGATTTCATTTATACTTGCATTTTTCTTGCTGTTTCCCCAAATTCCCATATTTCTCTTTTCTCCTCTCCATGTGTTTCCCTCCATTGTAGCCTATAAATTGGGGCTTCTGTAGCAATTGTTACTGAAAATTAATCATTTTTAGTAAGGTCACCGTTGTTGCCCGCTACGACTCAGGCTCCTCTCCAACAAGGGGGGGACGTGCCATTTTTATTCCCATTTTTCTATATTCCCGGTGGAGTGCCTTTATAAATTCGTGAGCCATTATATGTTGTTGAAAATAATCTGTAGCTCCCAAATAAACTGTTAACCTTATGCCCCAATATTCAAATTTTTCGTAGGTAATAAACGGATGAAAACCCTGCTCCTTGGAATTTGAGAAACTCTCCTGTAATTTTTGGGCCAATTTTAGAGTAACTTTCTCTACCAATTCCAGATCATTTTCATATTCTACAACCAGTTTTACGGGAAATAAAAAGAAGGGATCAACTAGGGTATAATTCCTAAAACTAGAGTCGATTATTTTGGCGTTGGGAATTATAATCCTATTACAGTAAATATCTTTGATAACAGTGTATTTGAGCTCCACGTCTTCCACATAACCCTCTATGCCGTCGGCTAACTGGATATAGTCTCCAGGACGCACCTTACGGGAAATGATAATATTAATGCCAGAAATGAGATTGCTTAAGGTATTTTGAAAAGCTAGACCAATAGATAAACTGCCAATCCCTAGGGCAGTTAGCAAGGCAGTGATTTTAATGCCCAAAGACTGAAAAATAATAAGAGTGCCAATAGTAAAAACAACAACCCTAGTTAGGGATTCAAAAAGAGAGGTCAAAGAAACAGAAGTTTCGTCGTCAAAACTGTAAAGTCTAATCAAATTTACTGCCAGGCGGGAAACCAAAATAGTGCCAGTAGCAAGAGCAATTACCAGTAGAATTTTACCCGTAAGAACACTCAGTCTATGAGGGAAATTGAATAGGGGCAAAAAGAGTGCTACAGCCGCAACACAAACCCACGCCGCCACAACCCCCTGAAAGGATTTAAAAATAACTGCATATCTAGCTAGGGAATTATCTCCCTCAAACCTCCTTTTTAGCCTCCCTAGCCACCTTTCTAGGAAAAAACCAATCAATAACCCCCCAATCACCACGGCAAAAGGCAAGGCAAAACCAAGTACCGACTGCCAGTTGAGACTCCACATACTTAAGCCCCACAGAAAAAGTCAAAAAAAAATATAAAAACTGTTGCCCCTAAGGCACAAAATGACATATAATGATCGTTTGTGACTAAAAGGCAAAAGGGAAATTAGCCCCTCAAGGATACTGAGATTATCTAGCTGAGTCTAGCTCTGGTCTTAAGTCCTTGAGAGAAAGGGCATAATAACAAGAGCCTGTAAACAAGTCAATGTCCCAGGTAGCGGCGTACCACCGTACGCTCGACTAGACAGCCACACGCTAAGGAGGGGGAAAGAAGTATCTTGACTACCACAGCCGCGCATGGCATGTGGGTGTGAAGCAGAGCCCCCCGTGCGTGTCAAGTTACATAACATTGTAAACAGCAAAAAAAGAACAGTAAAAAAAGGCAACTTCCGGCCTGACAGATTGTAGTTTAGAAAGGGGGAGATGTCCCGTGAGCTTAGGCTTACTTGGTAAAAAACTGGGCATGACCACGATTTTTGACCGGGAAACGGGCTATGCAGTACCCGTGACGGTTATCCAGGCGGGGCCATGCCTAGTTACTCAGATTAAAACCATCGAGACCGATGGGTATACCGCGTTACAGTTAGGTTACGAAGAACTACCGGACCGGGTGAGAACCCTGAACACAAAAGAACCAAAACAAGTAAACAAATATCTGACAGCCCCCGAAGACGGACACCTGAGAAGTAAAGGGCTACCGCCCCTCCGTCATCTAAAGGAATATCGTCTGGAAGATGTTTCCGGCTACCAAATAGGACAAAAAATATGTGTGGACATTTTCTCAGAGGGGCAACTAGTAGACGTGTCCGGAAAGACCATAGGGAGAGGCTTCGCCGGCTATCAAAAAAGACACAATTTCAAAAGGGGTAGTAAAAGTCACGGTTCCAAGAACTACCGTCTCCCCGGCTCCATTGGCGCGGGAACTAACCCCGGACGCACCTTCCCGGGCAAAAGAATGGCCGGCCACTATGGAGACTCCCAGGTCACTATCCGTAAACTCAAGGTGGTTAAAGTGGACCCAGAGAGGAACCTCCTGTTGGTTAAGGGCTCAGTTCCCGGAAAACCGGGAAATCTACTCAGTATCACCCCGGCCAAAATCGTTGGCGCCCGTGCAGTTGCCTAACTAGGGAGCCTCCCCTGGGGTAGGGGATGCACCACATTACAGAATAATAAAATCCAATTGGACCTATGGTGAGTTGTGTAGTCAAAAACTGGCAAGGTGAACAAGTAGGAGAAGTAAATTTCGAGTTGGCGCCGGTGGCAAAGCCGGAAACCGCCCAGTATGTCGTTCATCGAGCCGTAGTATATCAGTTACAAAATCAACGTAGGGGAACTGCCTCCACTAAAACCAGAGGAGAAGTAAGGGGTGGCGGCAGAAAACCCTGGCGGCAAAAAGGCACCGGTAGAGCTCGGGCTGGTTCCATTCGTTCCCCCCTGTGGCGTGGTGGTGGGGTGATCTTTGGGCCAAAACCTAGAGACTATTCCATCAAAATGAACCGCAAGGAAAGAAGACTGGCCCTCAGGACGGCATTCATGAGTAGAACTGAGGACCTGCTGGTGGTGGAAGAATTCTCAGGGGCCTTTTCTCGTCCCAGAACAAAGGAAATGGTGGCGGCACTACAACGTTGGGGGCTTAATCCAGAAGAGGAAAAAATTCTCCTGATTCTGCCCTCCCCCATCCCCGAATTAGTCTACCTGTCAGCCCGCAATATCCCCACCGTCAAAATGCTGGAACACGACCAGCTTAATGTATATGACATACTAAATGCTGACAAGATTGTAGCCACACCCGAAGCGTTGAGTAAAATACAGGAGGTGTACTGTGGCTAACACCAGATACGGCAAAACCAGCAAGGTCAGGAAAACTCCCGCCGAGTTGGCTGACATAATCATCCGTCCGGTTATCACCGAAAAGGCCACCATGCTAATGGAGCAAAATAAATATGTCTTTGAGGTGACAAGACAGTCCAAAAAACCGGAAATAAAAGCCGCTATAGAATACCTCTTCGACGTGAAGGTGGCCAAGGTAAACACCATGAATCAGCCCCCCAAAAAACGCCGCGTGGGGGCAATAGTGGGGGAAAAACCAAGATACAAAAAGGCCATCGTTACTCTCGCCGAAGGCTACTCCCTCAAAAGCACACTCTTCCCCGACTTGTAAGCTGAATAGCACTAAAGATAACCTCTTACTAACAGCGAGAAAACTATGGGAGTTCGTACCTACAGACCATACACCCCGGGAAGAAGACACGCAGTGGTGTCCGACTTCTCGGAAATCACGAAAACTGAACCGGAAAAGTCCCTGGTCAAATATATCCACCGCGCTAAAGGCCGCAACAACCGCGGGGTTATCACCGCTCGCCACCGTGGGGGGGGCCACAAGCGTCTTTACCGGATTATTGACTTCAAGAGAGACAAAAGGGATATTGTCGGCACAGTTGTCGCCATCGAATATGACCCTAACCGTAACGCAAGGATAGCGCTAGTAGAATACGAAGACGGGGAAAAACGATATATCATCGCTCCCGCCGGCATCCAAGTGGGCGCCAAAATAATGGCAGGGGAAAATGCCCCCTATGAAATAGGCAACGCCCTACCCCTAGAAAAAATACCCCTGGGCACA includes:
- a CDS encoding DNA primase; translated protein: MEWENRRLHEDTIAQVNERVDLIDVVSDYVVLRKRGKEFVGLCPFHEEKTPSFTVSPSKQVYYCFGCGASGNAIKFLMEINKMSFPEAVVYLAQRYQIPIKTLAVAEQKEIEKRLFLREQLYKVLAVANHFFEYNLQQEQGKHALDYLLNIRGLTRENISQFGLGYAPDGWNSLYTYLVEIKGFPALLVEKAGLIKKRSQGDGYVDYFRNRVTIPIRDREGRIIGFGARSLDENEPKYLNSPDTELFSKGETLFALNFAKSHIAKEDKAVVVEGYFDAISLHCAGIKNVVATLGAALTEKHVKILSRYTSSREIIINFDADNAGHSATERAVEAIEKLIYSGFVKLRILTITGGKDADEFLKSEANAVSKYRGLMEKAPLWLDWQISQILSRHDINRSDGYQNVFSSLVQLLKKINNRAARDYYLSHCAEILSNRRGVVGGFNSEEYELIYQSLKQAILSQNKPHISVHRGRHYESLLFNHSSNRKVYQAEFTLLFIYIHCPEFRRDIENLLDEKDLVFSLRPNRKIWQKIHQLSPLDDAPNSPNILLSFLAETTEEDPEYKQTIAPLVQVGENQQHILANPSHYIQASIAYLEAIKLERYRQYCQEKIKELDLEKDREKIRYFSQEIVAVTKQLEELKAARRG
- a CDS encoding TIGR01548 family HAD-type hydrolase; translation: MTAFVVFDIDGVIRDVANSYSRAIADTVEHFTNQKYRPSLEDIDLLKSEGLWNNDWLASQELIYRYFEKQGLTRESVSISYEEIVDYFQRRYRGENLDNPDMWDGYISQEPILADKSYFDSLTQNGLYWGFFSGATRGSANYILQRRLGLENPVLVAMEDAPGKPEPTGLFLAVQLIAEKFSLPPNNSLPVFYLGDTVADMMTVQQARKIHPQRQWIAIGVLPPHLHSDPYRKEKYRQILLNSGANDVIDKVTDFNPKLGDAPYF
- a CDS encoding 30S ribosomal protein PSRP-3, with the protein product MNTDSRFVLRVVWLEKNIAIAVDYVVNKGLSPLTRYYFWPRTDAWQELKDELDKKSWITEEEKIELLNQATEIINFWQEHAKDTTMFQAQEKFPHIVFAGTD
- a CDS encoding D-alanyl-D-alanine carboxypeptidase; the protein is MKRASYTGSWFAVITSMTVAITPVMAQAQTILPDIGTIEITPPQGLDTGPGSTPPLPEGNPDFNSIPIPVEPPVSPPSTPRVCSSDRLATGIEKIIKRVGGSWGILVETLTDGTVVYEYNAGQGLIPASNMKIFTTAAALRVLSPQANISGNKSLREWVTVTNLRSNNFYADTLLKRIGGASVAKRVLADLGVNPNGFHFADGSGLSRRNVATARAIVDTLRAMYYSPQRDIFLASLPTAGISGTLRNRMKQTPVEGIVRAKTGTLTGVRALSGYLEHPDYGMLVFSIIANSPGQSGGALVRAIDEIVINLYNHTTCTP
- a CDS encoding 1-acyl-sn-glycerol-3-phosphate acyltransferase, giving the protein MSVEKRQKKGAGQTNIAFYRVVKYSLVLPIFRTYFQGQVWGIEKVPKTGKLVVVSNHASVFDPPLLGAGLPRPLCYMAKQELFSNPLFKKLITTLGAYPVNRGEADRSAIREAVARLERGWATVIFIEGTRTKDGKVYYPKLGAALIAAKAGAPLLPVAIHGTEKILSTSTFFPKMTRITINVGDLIPPPSGNKEELEAVTHYCAQVINQLHEECSRRCRRKR
- the ylqF gene encoding ribosome biogenesis GTPase YlqF produces the protein MAVIQWYPGHISKAEKQLKEQLKLVDVVLEVRDARIPLASHHPQLKQWIGNKPRLLVINREDLIPETVKKQWQEWFESKGERPFFTNAQTGKGVNALRRAALSQGVMVNERRRQRGMLPRPVRAVVVGFPNVGKSALINRLLQRRVVASARRPGVTRQLQWVRISEHLELLDTPGVIPGRLDNQQDAVKLAICEDIGEAAYDNQVVAGHFVELLVKLGQEEILHQRYLLNPKGLTGEDYLHTLAYKRYKGDVERAARQLLQDFRTGVLGPISLEYPPKLEVSL
- a CDS encoding nicotinate-nucleotide adenylyltransferase — encoded protein: MEVAIFGTSADPPTLAHQQILTFLAEKYQLVAVYATDNPLKTHSSSLPHRQKMLELLIEDLKPLYPHIQHTPEISDRYTINTLELARRKWGASHDYTIVIGSDLIPQIFSWYQAQQLWPQVKVLIIPRANYPINPEHLKQLQGQTRGCNVASFSIPPFSSSHYRQHHLDDYLPQKIQQYIQQHHLYQSPQRG
- a CDS encoding mechanosensitive ion channel family protein — protein: MWSLNWQSVLGFALPFAVVIGGLLIGFFLERWLGRLKRRFEGDNSLARYAVIFKSFQGVVAAWVCVAAVALFLPLFNFPHRLSVLTGKILLVIALATGTILVSRLAVNLIRLYSFDDETSVSLTSLFESLTRVVVFTIGTLIIFQSLGIKITALLTALGIGSLSIGLAFQNTLSNLISGINIIISRKVRPGDYIQLADGIEGYVEDVELKYTVIKDIYCNRIIIPNAKIIDSSFRNYTLVDPFFLFPVKLVVEYENDLELVEKVTLKLAQKLQESFSNSKEQGFHPFITYEKFEYWGIRLTVYLGATDYFQQHIMAHEFIKALHREYRKMGIKMARPPLVGEEPES
- a CDS encoding 50S ribosomal protein L3 is translated as MSLGLLGKKLGMTTIFDRETGYAVPVTVIQAGPCLVTQIKTIETDGYTALQLGYEELPDRVRTLNTKEPKQVNKYLTAPEDGHLRSKGLPPLRHLKEYRLEDVSGYQIGQKICVDIFSEGQLVDVSGKTIGRGFAGYQKRHNFKRGSKSHGSKNYRLPGSIGAGTNPGRTFPGKRMAGHYGDSQVTIRKLKVVKVDPERNLLLVKGSVPGKPGNLLSITPAKIVGARAVA
- the rplD gene encoding 50S ribosomal protein L4, translating into MVSCVVKNWQGEQVGEVNFELAPVAKPETAQYVVHRAVVYQLQNQRRGTASTKTRGEVRGGGRKPWRQKGTGRARAGSIRSPLWRGGGVIFGPKPRDYSIKMNRKERRLALRTAFMSRTEDLLVVEEFSGAFSRPRTKEMVAALQRWGLNPEEEKILLILPSPIPELVYLSARNIPTVKMLEHDQLNVYDILNADKIVATPEALSKIQEVYCG
- a CDS encoding 50S ribosomal protein L23; amino-acid sequence: MANTRYGKTSKVRKTPAELADIIIRPVITEKATMLMEQNKYVFEVTRQSKKPEIKAAIEYLFDVKVAKVNTMNQPPKKRRVGAIVGEKPRYKKAIVTLAEGYSLKSTLFPDL
- the rplB gene encoding 50S ribosomal protein L2 codes for the protein MGVRTYRPYTPGRRHAVVSDFSEITKTEPEKSLVKYIHRAKGRNNRGVITARHRGGGHKRLYRIIDFKRDKRDIVGTVVAIEYDPNRNARIALVEYEDGEKRYIIAPAGIQVGAKIMAGENAPYEIGNALPLEKIPLGTEVHNIELTPGKGGQMARAAGTYAQVVAKEGDYVTLRLPSKEVRMVRKECYATIGRVGNVDARN